One Pseudonocardia abyssalis DNA segment encodes these proteins:
- a CDS encoding nitrate/nitrite transporter, translating to MTTTDQEQPQARSALAGRWIDHWDPEDAGFWQRTGAKVANRNLWFSILSEHIGFSIWTMWSVLVLFMGPEYGIDAAGKFFLVAVPTLVGAILRLPYTFAVARFGGRNWTVVSALLLLLPTILAAIVMQPGTPYWVFIAVAAVGGLGGGNFASSMTNINAFFPERKKGWALGLNAGGGNIGVPVIQLIGLLIIATAGTGAPRVLLGVYIPLILVAAVFAAIKMDNLTSVKNDTGAFRESIQESQTWVMAFLYIGTFGSFIGYSFAFGLVLQNQFGRTPLEAAAVTFIGPLLGSLIRPVGGTLADKLGGARVTFWNFLAMVVATAVIIGASAIDSLGLFTAGFVLLFVLTGLGNGSTYKMIPAIFRGQARVAIAAGADEGASYLRARRISGAVIGIAGAVGALGGLFINLAFRQSFMTTQSGDTAYWSFLAFYVVCAVVTYVVYLRPAPVDATAPRAAYAGV from the coding sequence GTGACCACGACGGACCAGGAGCAGCCCCAGGCACGGTCAGCGCTGGCCGGTCGGTGGATCGACCACTGGGACCCGGAGGACGCCGGGTTCTGGCAGCGCACCGGGGCGAAGGTCGCCAACCGCAACCTCTGGTTCTCGATCCTCTCGGAGCACATCGGGTTCTCGATCTGGACGATGTGGTCGGTGCTCGTCCTGTTCATGGGTCCCGAGTACGGCATCGACGCGGCGGGCAAGTTCTTCCTGGTCGCGGTGCCGACGCTGGTCGGGGCAATCCTGCGGCTGCCCTACACGTTCGCCGTCGCGCGCTTCGGCGGCCGCAACTGGACCGTCGTGTCCGCGCTGCTGCTGCTGCTCCCCACGATCCTGGCCGCGATCGTCATGCAGCCCGGCACGCCGTACTGGGTGTTCATCGCGGTCGCGGCCGTCGGCGGGCTCGGCGGCGGCAACTTCGCGTCGTCGATGACGAACATCAACGCGTTCTTCCCGGAGCGGAAGAAGGGCTGGGCCCTCGGGCTCAACGCCGGTGGCGGCAACATCGGCGTGCCGGTGATCCAGCTGATCGGCCTGCTCATCATCGCCACCGCGGGCACCGGAGCGCCGCGCGTCCTGCTGGGTGTCTACATCCCGCTCATCCTGGTCGCGGCCGTGTTCGCCGCGATCAAGATGGACAACCTGACGTCGGTCAAGAACGACACCGGTGCGTTCCGGGAGTCGATCCAGGAGAGCCAGACCTGGGTCATGGCGTTCCTCTACATCGGCACGTTCGGCTCGTTCATCGGCTACAGCTTCGCGTTCGGCCTGGTTCTGCAGAACCAGTTCGGCCGCACGCCGCTGGAGGCCGCGGCCGTCACCTTCATCGGCCCGCTGCTCGGCTCGCTGATCCGCCCCGTCGGCGGCACGCTCGCCGACAAGCTGGGCGGCGCCCGCGTCACGTTCTGGAACTTCCTCGCGATGGTCGTCGCGACCGCCGTGATCATCGGGGCGTCGGCGATCGACTCGCTGGGCCTGTTCACGGCCGGGTTCGTGCTGCTGTTCGTGTTGACGGGGTTGGGCAACGGCTCGACCTACAAGATGATCCCGGCGATCTTCCGCGGCCAGGCGCGGGTCGCGATCGCGGCCGGCGCCGACGAGGGGGCGTCCTACCTGCGGGCCCGCCGCATCTCCGGTGCCGTGATCGGTATCGCGGGCGCGGTCGGGGCGCTCGGCGGGCTGTTCATCAACCTGGCGTTCCGCCAGTCGTTCATGACGACGCAGTCCGGCGACACGGCGTACTGGTCGTTCCTCGCGTTCTACGTCGTCTGTGCCGTGGTGACCTACGTCGTCTACCTGCGACCGGCCCCGGTCGACGCCACCGCGCCGCGTGCCGCGTACGCCGGCGTCTGA
- a CDS encoding TIGR02569 family protein, with amino-acid sequence MTAAPVLPSGPTGTTLPPHVRTAFGVQDTDPRPVVWAGRRAWHCGDVLVRPVPDNAVAAWSAGVLDGLQVEGLRLAHPVRSSDGRWVVAGWAASRYVPGVLEPRYDAVIEAANRLHAATAELTRPRVLDGRDDLLARSAAAAWGERRLSLDPATGGTLYAELAAYRTAVQVTPQVVHAELFGAVLFDGDVPALVDLVPAWRPKEWAAAVVVVDALAWGGADDTLPHRWAHLDEWPQMLLRAALYRLALHAQHPEASARTLPGLERAAGLVTALL; translated from the coding sequence GTGACAGCAGCTCCCGTCCTCCCGAGCGGACCCACGGGGACCACCCTGCCGCCGCACGTCCGCACCGCCTTCGGCGTCCAGGACACCGATCCGCGCCCCGTCGTGTGGGCGGGCAGGCGGGCCTGGCACTGCGGCGACGTCCTCGTCCGCCCGGTGCCCGACAACGCCGTGGCCGCGTGGTCGGCCGGGGTCCTCGACGGCCTGCAGGTCGAGGGCCTGCGCCTCGCGCATCCGGTGCGGTCCTCCGACGGCCGCTGGGTCGTGGCCGGGTGGGCCGCGAGCCGCTACGTCCCGGGCGTGCTGGAGCCCCGCTACGACGCCGTGATCGAGGCGGCCAACCGTCTGCACGCCGCCACCGCCGAGCTGACCCGGCCTCGCGTCCTCGACGGCCGCGACGACCTCCTGGCCCGGTCTGCGGCCGCGGCGTGGGGGGAGCGCAGGCTCAGCCTCGACCCGGCCACCGGCGGCACCCTCTACGCGGAGCTGGCGGCGTACCGCACGGCGGTGCAGGTCACCCCGCAGGTCGTGCACGCGGAGCTGTTCGGCGCGGTCCTGTTCGACGGCGACGTGCCCGCTCTGGTCGATCTCGTGCCCGCGTGGCGCCCGAAGGAGTGGGCGGCCGCCGTCGTCGTCGTCGACGCCCTGGCCTGGGGCGGAGCCGACGACACCCTCCCGCACCGCTGGGCCCACCTCGACGAGTGGCCGCAGATGCTGCTGCGCGCCGCGCTCTACCGCCTCGCCCTGCACGCCCAGCACCCCGAGGCCTCCGCCCGCACCCTGCCCGGCCTGGAGCGCGCCGCCGGCCTGGTCACCGCCCTGCTCTGA
- the moeZ gene encoding adenylyltransferase/sulfurtransferase MoeZ, protein MALPPLVEPAAELTKDEVARYSRHLIIPDVGMTGQKRLKNAKVLVVGAGGLGSPALLYLAAAGVGTLGIAEFDEVDESNLHRQVIHGQSDIGRPKGESARDSIKEINPFVEVRLHPVRLDSSNVLDIFRDYDLILDGTDNFATRYLVNDAAVLSGKPYVWGSIFRFEGQASVFWEDAPNGKGLNYRDLYPEPPPPGMVPSCAEGGVLGVLCASIGSIMVNEAIKLITGIGEPLLGRLMVYDALEMSYRTINIRKDPETKPITELIDYDAFCGVVSDDAQSAAAGHTITATELKEMFDAGKDFALIDVREPHEYEIVKIPGSVLIPKDRILSGEALSEIPQDKPVVLHCKSGARSADALAALHKAGFRDAVHVGGGVLAWANQVDRSLPTY, encoded by the coding sequence ATGGCGCTACCGCCGCTCGTGGAGCCGGCCGCCGAGCTGACGAAGGACGAGGTGGCGCGCTACAGCCGTCACCTGATCATCCCCGATGTGGGGATGACCGGGCAGAAACGGCTGAAGAACGCGAAGGTCCTGGTCGTGGGGGCGGGCGGCCTCGGCAGCCCGGCCCTGCTGTACCTGGCCGCCGCGGGCGTCGGCACGCTCGGGATCGCCGAGTTCGACGAGGTCGACGAGTCCAACCTGCACCGCCAGGTCATCCACGGCCAGTCCGACATCGGGCGGCCCAAGGGTGAGTCGGCGCGCGACTCGATCAAGGAGATCAACCCGTTCGTCGAGGTGCGGCTGCACCCGGTGCGGCTCGACAGCTCCAACGTGCTGGACATCTTCCGCGACTACGACCTCATCCTCGACGGCACCGACAACTTCGCCACCCGCTACCTGGTGAACGACGCCGCCGTGCTGTCGGGCAAGCCGTACGTCTGGGGCTCGATCTTCCGGTTCGAGGGCCAGGCGTCGGTGTTCTGGGAGGACGCGCCCAACGGCAAGGGCCTCAACTACCGCGACCTCTACCCCGAGCCGCCGCCCCCCGGCATGGTCCCGTCCTGCGCGGAGGGCGGCGTCCTGGGCGTGCTGTGCGCGTCGATCGGCTCGATCATGGTCAACGAGGCGATCAAGCTCATCACCGGCATCGGCGAGCCGCTGCTCGGCCGGCTGATGGTCTACGACGCGCTCGAGATGAGCTACCGCACGATCAACATCCGTAAGGACCCGGAGACGAAGCCGATCACCGAGCTGATCGACTACGACGCGTTCTGCGGTGTGGTGTCCGACGACGCACAGAGCGCCGCCGCGGGCCACACGATCACCGCGACCGAGCTCAAGGAGATGTTCGACGCGGGCAAGGACTTCGCCCTCATCGACGTCCGCGAGCCGCACGAGTACGAGATCGTCAAGATCCCGGGCTCGGTGCTCATCCCCAAGGACCGCATCCTGTCCGGTGAGGCACTCTCGGAGATCCCGCAGGACAAGCCTGTGGTGCTGCACTGCAAGTCCGGTGCCCGCTCCGCCGACGCGCTCGCGGCCCTGCACAAGGCCGGCTTCCGCGACGCCGTGCACGTCGGCGGCGGCGTGCTGGCGTGGGCCAACCAGGTGGACAGGAGCCTGCCCACCTACTGA
- a CDS encoding alpha/beta fold hydrolase codes for MSTQVSAERGLREPWPGREITSGGVTLHVRETPGPDGIPAVYVHGLSGSATNWTDLAGLLSGRATGTAVDLPGFGHSRPLATPDWSPDGHADALMCFLAGRGERVHLLGNSLGGALSISVAARRPELVASLTLVSPAMPDRRPDPRRIADPRLALAMVPVLGRRAKAQIAELTATERARQTIRLCFGDPGVVPPHRLAQAVAELEARAGLPWARQAVMGTAGQMIASWALGGLWRQAARVQAPTLVVWGGLDRLVSPRLAARTAATIPGARLLMLPGVGHVAQMEAPEAVAEAVAELWEDPAAV; via the coding sequence GTGAGCACACAGGTATCGGCCGAGCGCGGCCTCCGCGAGCCGTGGCCCGGACGGGAGATCACCTCCGGCGGCGTCACCCTGCACGTCCGCGAGACGCCGGGGCCCGACGGGATCCCGGCCGTCTACGTCCACGGGCTGTCCGGCTCCGCGACGAACTGGACCGACCTCGCCGGGCTGCTGTCCGGGCGGGCCACGGGCACGGCCGTCGACCTCCCGGGGTTCGGCCACTCGCGCCCGCTCGCGACCCCGGACTGGTCGCCAGACGGCCACGCCGACGCCCTGATGTGCTTCCTGGCCGGCCGCGGCGAACGCGTGCACCTGCTCGGCAACTCCCTCGGCGGCGCGCTGTCGATCAGCGTCGCGGCCCGGCGGCCCGAGCTCGTCGCCTCGCTGACGCTGGTCTCCCCGGCGATGCCCGACCGCAGGCCCGACCCCCGCCGCATCGCCGACCCGCGGCTCGCGCTGGCCATGGTCCCGGTGCTCGGGCGGCGGGCGAAGGCGCAGATCGCGGAGCTGACGGCGACCGAGCGCGCCCGGCAGACGATCCGGCTGTGCTTCGGCGACCCGGGCGTCGTGCCGCCGCACCGGCTGGCCCAGGCGGTGGCCGAGCTCGAGGCGCGTGCGGGGCTGCCGTGGGCGCGCCAGGCCGTCATGGGCACCGCGGGTCAGATGATCGCGAGCTGGGCGCTGGGCGGGCTGTGGCGCCAGGCCGCGCGGGTGCAGGCGCCGACGCTCGTCGTCTGGGGCGGCCTCGACCGGCTCGTCTCGCCCCGGCTCGCGGCCCGCACCGCGGCGACGATCCCGGGTGCGCGGCTGCTGATGCTGCCCGGCGTCGGACACGTCGCGCAGATGGAGGCGCCGGAAGCCGTGGCCGAGGCGGTCGCCGAACTCTGGGAAGATCCCGCTGCGGTCTGA
- a CDS encoding Abi-alpha family protein yields MSHDNTPSPADGLNAQAEALVTRAGTFARWAARTGTEMARRLPGAAAVESELGQLERVALSELRRRLDTVDPLDDGAPDGPVENPTRNAPPPKQTEPLRVAMAELLGRSLEQSKQRAREYLYLALLRQLVPDEARILSALADGSTYPVVHVDCRTGVSGSRRMLSYASTVGRAAGVAVLPSVPRYLSRLLHFDLVELGEAATDLNVQYDILMTDQTVRDAEDAARAEGRARFVRATVRISPLGRDLWDACHPHADVEPAPEPAGAAQVRVEPVVDRPTRYAWEQVLPPEPAVVVPRTAPLDVPLPRATDGNGRHPRDD; encoded by the coding sequence GTGTCCCACGACAACACGCCGTCCCCGGCCGACGGGCTGAACGCCCAGGCGGAGGCGCTCGTCACCCGGGCCGGCACGTTCGCCCGGTGGGCCGCCCGCACGGGCACCGAGATGGCCCGCCGCCTGCCCGGGGCCGCGGCCGTCGAGTCCGAGCTCGGCCAGCTCGAACGGGTCGCGCTGTCCGAGCTGCGCCGCCGACTCGACACCGTCGACCCCCTCGACGACGGCGCCCCCGACGGCCCGGTCGAGAACCCCACGCGCAACGCCCCGCCGCCGAAGCAGACCGAGCCGCTGCGGGTGGCGATGGCCGAGCTGCTGGGGCGGTCGCTGGAGCAGTCCAAGCAACGGGCCAGGGAGTACCTCTACCTCGCGCTGCTGCGCCAGCTCGTCCCCGACGAGGCCCGGATCCTGTCCGCGCTCGCCGACGGCAGCACCTACCCGGTCGTCCACGTCGACTGCCGCACCGGCGTGTCGGGGTCGCGCCGGATGCTGTCCTACGCCTCGACCGTCGGGCGGGCGGCCGGGGTCGCGGTACTGCCGTCGGTGCCGCGGTACCTGTCGCGGCTGCTGCACTTCGACCTCGTCGAGCTCGGCGAGGCCGCCACGGACCTGAACGTCCAGTACGACATCCTCATGACCGACCAGACGGTGCGCGACGCCGAGGACGCCGCCCGCGCCGAGGGCCGGGCCCGGTTCGTCCGCGCGACGGTGCGGATCTCGCCGCTGGGCCGGGACCTGTGGGACGCCTGCCACCCGCACGCCGACGTCGAGCCCGCCCCGGAACCGGCGGGCGCGGCCCAGGTCCGGGTCGAGCCGGTGGTCGACCGCCCCACCCGCTACGCGTGGGAGCAGGTCCTCCCGCCGGAGCCCGCGGTCGTCGTGCCCCGCACGGCGCCGCTGGACGTCCCCCTCCCCCGCGCGACCGACGGGAACGGCCGCCACCCCCGCGACGACTGA